The following proteins come from a genomic window of Aequorivita marisscotiae:
- a CDS encoding mechanosensitive ion channel family protein, whose product MEGQKFSVHDSITALWDKLDGWLDAIILKLPNFALAIVIMVISYFIAKGIKKFSYRVLFKKVSDDSIKQVLSKLIYAIVLLIGFFIALGVMQLDKVLTSVLAGAGVMGLAIGFALQGTLGNTVSGFMLSFQPKVRIGDFIDAQGNIGYVEEIDLRNVTLRQPDNDYVIVPNKIFAENPFTNYSWTERARISVSCGVGYEDDLQKVEDLVVKIISENFEQRENEGVEFFFTEFGDSSINFMVRFWITCQKPKPKYEAQHKAIKLIKKNFDQAGINIPFPIRTLDFGKNKLRMEPQQEQSKQDGTSEENE is encoded by the coding sequence ATGGAAGGTCAAAAATTTTCAGTACACGATTCAATTACAGCATTATGGGACAAACTTGATGGATGGCTAGACGCCATTATTTTAAAATTGCCAAATTTCGCCTTGGCAATTGTAATAATGGTAATCAGTTATTTCATTGCGAAAGGAATAAAAAAGTTTTCATATCGGGTGCTTTTCAAAAAAGTTAGCGACGATTCAATAAAACAGGTACTGTCAAAATTAATTTACGCCATTGTATTATTGATTGGTTTCTTTATTGCTCTTGGAGTAATGCAATTAGATAAGGTGTTAACTTCGGTACTAGCCGGTGCAGGTGTTATGGGGCTGGCTATCGGGTTTGCTTTACAAGGCACATTAGGCAATACAGTTTCAGGTTTTATGCTTTCATTTCAGCCCAAAGTTCGAATTGGCGATTTTATCGATGCCCAAGGCAATATAGGGTATGTAGAGGAAATTGATCTGCGCAATGTAACGCTCCGACAACCAGATAACGATTACGTTATTGTACCGAATAAAATTTTTGCCGAAAACCCATTTACCAATTATTCGTGGACAGAGCGGGCAAGAATATCTGTTAGTTGCGGCGTGGGTTACGAGGACGACCTACAAAAAGTAGAAGATTTAGTCGTAAAAATAATTTCTGAAAATTTTGAACAACGCGAAAATGAAGGCGTTGAATTTTTCTTTACCGAATTTGGCGATAGCTCTATTAATTTTATGGTGCGCTTTTGGATTACCTGCCAAAAACCAAAACCTAAATACGAAGCACAACACAAAGCAATAAAGCTTATTAAGAAAAACTTTGATCAAGCAGGAATTAATATTCCATTCCCAATAAGAACATTAGACTTCGGAAAAAATAAATTGCGAATGGAACCGCAACAAGAGCAGTCAAAACAGGATGGAACCTCCGAAGAAAATGAATAA
- a CDS encoding SLC13 family permease: MTPEIILVFSILLVTIVLFAFEVFSVDKIAMLLIAALALTGLVKPEEAISGFSNSATITVLSLMIIALALEDNGVIASLARFLKNLHVLPLFLLLPVLMLITGGISAFINTTAVVIVFIKIISELSKRFNLPQAKLLLPISFAGILGGSCTLMGTSTNLIVNSVARDLGAERFSFFEFSLFGAIFLVVGIFVITIASRWLPKDSKENLHDAYDLESFVTTVVINENSNLIDKHIEDTFLYNNPEISILKLTRNKQITNAPGKYITLKEKDKLLLMCDIENLSKLNDAQGISVHKNKDDSKKNESFTDEDASTTKNSENYGFVELLILPGSIFIGKSLKQLRKQTFHNALPIAIKKRKNFRNTEERLVRRNMDQITLKPGDRLLVEIPSDEINQLNDLENVAILREHKSQSVNSKKRAISSVILLLVIGLAASGILSILISAITGVSLLLLTRCLNLNDVYHRINWQVIFLLAGMIPLGIAMNNTGADHWISDQLLEILSGQSNLIVIGLIFLITMVLSSVVSNNATAIIMTPIAIAIAVGLDLSMKPFILAVLFGANFSFFTPMGYQTNTLIYGMGFYKFKHFFLIGGILSLILWVLGTFMLSTLF; this comes from the coding sequence ATGACGCCAGAAATAATACTCGTTTTTTCTATTCTGTTAGTTACCATTGTTCTATTTGCATTTGAAGTTTTTTCAGTAGATAAAATTGCAATGCTTCTTATTGCCGCCCTTGCATTAACTGGTCTTGTAAAACCTGAGGAAGCTATTTCCGGATTTTCAAATTCTGCTACAATTACCGTACTTTCTTTAATGATTATAGCATTGGCATTGGAAGATAATGGGGTAATTGCTTCTCTAGCGCGCTTTTTAAAAAACCTGCACGTCTTACCGCTTTTTTTATTACTACCTGTGCTCATGCTTATTACAGGTGGCATTTCGGCATTTATAAATACTACGGCCGTAGTAATCGTATTTATTAAGATTATTTCGGAATTGTCCAAACGTTTTAACCTACCACAAGCAAAATTGCTTTTACCCATTTCTTTTGCGGGAATTTTGGGCGGTAGCTGTACGTTAATGGGAACTTCAACAAATTTAATTGTAAATTCTGTAGCGCGCGATTTAGGCGCCGAACGTTTTAGCTTCTTTGAATTTTCATTATTCGGCGCCATTTTTTTAGTGGTTGGTATTTTTGTAATAACAATCGCTTCACGGTGGCTCCCAAAAGATTCGAAAGAAAATTTACACGATGCTTACGATCTGGAAAGCTTTGTTACTACAGTGGTGATAAACGAAAATTCAAACTTAATAGACAAGCATATAGAAGACACATTTCTGTATAACAATCCAGAAATTTCCATTCTCAAACTCACCCGGAACAAGCAAATTACCAATGCGCCTGGAAAGTACATTACTTTAAAAGAAAAAGATAAACTGCTGTTAATGTGCGATATTGAAAATCTTTCTAAACTAAACGACGCCCAAGGTATAAGCGTGCATAAAAACAAGGACGATTCCAAGAAAAATGAATCTTTTACTGATGAAGATGCTAGTACAACAAAAAATTCTGAAAATTATGGTTTTGTAGAGTTATTAATTCTGCCGGGATCAATATTTATAGGCAAATCATTAAAACAATTGCGCAAGCAAACTTTTCACAATGCTTTGCCCATTGCAATAAAAAAACGAAAGAATTTTCGGAATACCGAGGAACGTCTCGTTCGTAGAAATATGGATCAAATTACATTAAAACCAGGCGATAGGTTACTAGTTGAAATACCCTCCGACGAAATAAACCAGCTTAACGATTTAGAAAATGTAGCTATTTTAAGGGAACACAAATCACAATCTGTAAATAGCAAAAAGAGAGCTATATCGTCTGTTATTTTATTATTGGTAATAGGTTTGGCGGCTAGCGGTATTCTTAGCATCCTTATTAGTGCCATTACAGGCGTTTCGCTGTTATTACTTACGCGCTGCTTAAATCTAAACGATGTATATCATCGCATAAATTGGCAAGTAATTTTTTTACTGGCCGGGATGATTCCTTTGGGAATAGCTATGAACAATACTGGCGCAGACCATTGGATTTCAGACCAGCTACTCGAAATACTCAGCGGGCAATCTAATTTAATTGTTATAGGTTTAATCTTTTTAATAACCATGGTGTTGAGCAGCGTAGTTAGCAACAACGCTACCGCTATTATTATGACCCCAATAGCCATAGCCATTGCCGTTGGGCTAGATCTCTCTATGAAACCTTTTATACTGGCAGTATTATTTGGAGCAAACTTTAGTTTCTTTACCCCAATGGGCTATCAAACCAATACCTTAATTTATGGTATGGGGTTTTACAAATTCAAACACTTTTTTTTAATCGGAGGCATACTTTCACTCATTTTATGGGTTTTAGGTACATTTATGCTTTCAACTTTATTTTAA
- a CDS encoding sigma-70 family RNA polymerase sigma factor, whose translation MRQLKITKQVTNRETKSLNSYLQDVSKIDLITAEEEVELAQRIREGDQAALNKLSRANLRFVISVAKQYQNQGLSLPDLINEGNVGLVKAAKRFDETRGFKFISYAVWWIRQAILQAIAEQSRVVRLPLNKIGDINKIKKASIHLEQKFQRVPTAAEIAKELDFSESKVKSSLKNSTRSLSMDAPFQEGENDNNLYDVLSSGESPNPDKDLMHESLRIEINRALDTLAPREADVVKLNFGLCGQPPMTLQEIGDTFDLSRERVRQIREKAIRRLRQTSKSHILKKYLG comes from the coding sequence ATGAGACAACTTAAGATCACGAAGCAAGTAACCAACCGCGAAACAAAATCATTAAACAGTTATTTACAGGATGTTAGTAAAATAGATTTAATAACTGCTGAAGAGGAAGTTGAGTTGGCTCAACGCATTCGTGAAGGAGATCAGGCAGCGCTGAACAAGCTAAGCAGAGCAAATTTAAGATTTGTGATTTCCGTGGCAAAACAATATCAAAATCAGGGATTGAGCCTCCCCGATTTAATCAACGAAGGAAATGTAGGCTTGGTAAAAGCCGCCAAAAGATTTGATGAAACACGAGGCTTTAAGTTTATTTCCTATGCAGTGTGGTGGATTCGCCAAGCCATTTTACAAGCCATCGCCGAACAATCGCGTGTGGTGCGTTTGCCTTTAAACAAAATTGGCGATATAAATAAAATAAAAAAAGCATCCATTCATCTTGAACAAAAATTTCAACGTGTACCCACGGCAGCCGAAATTGCCAAAGAGCTCGATTTTAGTGAATCTAAAGTAAAAAGTTCGCTTAAAAATTCAACTCGAAGTTTATCGATGGACGCGCCATTCCAAGAGGGTGAGAACGACAATAACCTCTACGATGTGCTTAGTTCTGGCGAAAGTCCAAATCCTGATAAGGATTTGATGCACGAATCGCTTCGCATTGAAATTAACCGAGCTTTAGATACACTAGCTCCACGCGAGGCCGATGTGGTAAAATTAAATTTTGGACTTTGCGGCCAACCGCCAATGACGCTTCAGGAAATTGGAGACACTTTTGATTTAAGCCGAGAGCGTGTACGCCAAATTCGCGAAAAGGCTATTAGAAGATTACGACAAACATCAAAAAGCCACATCCTTAAAAAATATCTTGGCTAA
- a CDS encoding universal stress protein, whose amino-acid sequence MKKVLITLDYNPNSEKVVEMGSQLAKLMGAEICLFHVLAEVRYYGMQYEPFMGYEGYAFPVDFRIQEEFVKVAKDYLEKTAAHLGGENVSTHLAEGDTAKSILEYAESWNADVIVMGTHSHSTLEKLFLGTVASSVLESTKIPVYMVPTGEK is encoded by the coding sequence ATGAAAAAAGTACTAATAACGCTCGACTATAATCCCAACTCCGAAAAAGTAGTAGAAATGGGAAGCCAACTAGCCAAGTTAATGGGAGCGGAAATTTGTTTATTTCATGTTTTGGCAGAAGTTCGGTATTACGGGATGCAATACGAACCATTTATGGGGTACGAAGGATATGCATTTCCTGTAGATTTCAGAATTCAAGAGGAATTTGTAAAAGTGGCAAAGGATTATCTCGAAAAAACCGCAGCTCACTTAGGCGGCGAAAATGTTTCAACCCATTTAGCTGAAGGCGATACCGCTAAAAGTATTCTTGAATATGCCGAATCGTGGAATGCTGATGTAATAGTGATGGGAACACACAGTCACAGTACTTTAGAAAAACTATTTTTAGGCACAGTTGCTTCCAGTGTTTTGGAAAGCACTAAAATTCCTGTTTATATGGTGCCAACTGGGGAAAAATAG